The segment aatgtaatgtgggaataatgtaatatcattcaggtagaagagttggtcgatcattggagatcgaattgggtttatgtaagaggatttagtcctccgatattgaacttaaccaaaactatactcaagcataggagatgctatcttttgtagttcaacacttctcctgattgtagtctggatttatatgtagtcagtgaggctctttttgtgatgagcagtgtgctctaggttgttggccttcttgcaagtgcaggccccttcattgtaaatcacatacttactatagaagtattatctgattgtggctaggcttcccaccatggtttttccctttactgggttttccacgtacaaatcttggtgtcatgtggatggtatttattctgtgattattatttatgcttaattgatttatctgctattctggtattaatgttttgggtttcggtattaaagtttaattgttgaatgttcctgtaatctgtgacaactgattcatcccccccaccctctcagttgtcttccggttatctgaattgtctaacatatATAGCATTTACTACATTTGTCAAAGtagaaacaaaacaaaagaattacCAAAATAATAAATGGTGGCttcttcaaaaataaattaaaatttacaaataaaaataagataactctttaaataaataatataataaaataaattatttttaggcCATTCATGGTATTGTTATTGTAGCCATCAAAATTCAAACATTCACTAAGCCATTGTGATCACATGCACGTCATTCCCTTATTGATCCATTGTTCTCATGGATTTCATGGCTAAATCATATCTCTCCGTGGCATAAAAAATATGATAGCTCTTTAAATAAAtagtataataaaataaaatatttgtagGTTATTCATGACATAGTGTAATGGTTAAATTGTGGCATTGTTGTTGTATTCATCAAAGTTCAAACATTCACTAAGCCATTGTGATCACATGCATCGTTCCCTTATTGGTCCATTGTTCTCATGGATTTGAACCTTTGCATTGATGTTGTTGGTGTCCATGTCAATGACTTAGTGCTATGAACCCTCGCTAGGCCAGTGAGCTTGCAAAATTTGTGGCCTTGCTAGACTAATGTCCTCCATATTTGCGCTATTCATATTAATATTGTGTGTTCATGCTAGAAATAAGGTCCCCCATTTATGTCCTCACTTGACTCTGACCAAACTAAAAATTTTCATATTATCAATAAAAATATATAAGATAACTCTTCAAATGAAtagtataataaaataaaatatttttaagccTTTCATGACATAGTGTAATGGTTAAATCATGTCATTGTTGTTGTAGCCATCAAAATTCAAACATTCACTAAGCCATTGTGACCACGGGCATCATTCCCTTATTGATCCATTCTGATCATGGATTTGAACCTTTGCATTGATGTAGTTGGTGTCCATGTCAATGACTTTGTGCTACAAACCCTCGCTAGGACGATATGCTTGCAAGCCTTGTGCCCTCATTGGACTATTGTCCTCCCAAATTTGAACTATTCATATTAATATTGTGTGTTCATGCTAGAGATGAGGTCCCTTATTTATGACCTCACTTgactcaaaaataaaaaattcatatcatcaatcaaaaaaaaaattgcaaatattatttatatattcatATCGTTCCTTTATTGATCTCTTATTAAACCTTTGCTTTGATGCTATTGGTGTTAATGCTAATGACTTAGTGCTACAAACCCTCTCTAGATCGATGTGCTTGCAAGCTTTATGCCCTTGCTAAACTAATGTCCTCCCAAATTTAGACTATTCATATTAATATTCTGTGTTCATGCTAGATATGACGTCTCATTTTTATGACCACACTTGACTCGAACCAAACTAAAAACTCCCATATCACCAATCAAAAagctcttaaataaataaaatgaaatctcCTATTTATAACCTCATAtaataaatcaaattaaaaaacTCTTACATTAATACCCATTGACATTTTCTAAATAAATACTTCCCAAATATTTTAAATACTGCTTTACTCATAACCACAATTTCAATTATCCACTCTAAACcctataaaatatcattatctatcCTTAAATATTAAGTCTACTAAATTTAAAGTGTCATTCTCCAACAACTTCCTCTCCACGTGTCTGCATTGGGAGGCTTAATGTGATTGGCGGTTAGTTCCCCATTGAGTAAGGAATATACAATTTTAAGTGTGTATAGAAACGGGTTATAGTGGCATGTTAAAAAGTTGTCAATCCTTTTCCTAGCACAccagaaataaaaagaaaaagataaagtgagaagaatgaaacttggaataTACAAATGCTTTATAACTTGAATGCACTAGAGAGCAGAGCATAGCATAAAACATATGTTCTCTTACCTTCCATTTCAGCCGTCCGACCATGGAccacactaaaccctaaccctaaaatgtaatatttattcattgactATATTCTTCCCACAACTATACATTATCTATTTCTCTGTCTATTTCTATAGCATTAATAATCAACCTTTTAAAGCAGTCTTAATCATGTGTTGTATGAGAGTGAAAACTGAATGCAATCTGCTCCGCAAGCTATAAAGCTATAAAAATGGGGTGTATAAAGTTGTGCATAGACTTTCTCATTTGAGTTGCCTTTCTTTCATATGTTGCGTCTAGTGTACTCTTTTTTCTCCTTCAATAAGAGAATCCTAACTTTattattattaatgcttgtttttcTTGTCTACTACGCCTTGCTTTTAAGCCTCTCTCAAATCAATGCATTTTTCATTGTTGGAGAATCTTTGTCTTATATGTTATTTTATGAATTTATTGCTATGCTTTTTGTTTTAGTAAACTTTACCTCACTTGGGCttctttacaaaaaaaatttcATGTTTGTCTTTTTGTTTGAATCTGTTCTAAAGAGCAAAGGGGCTAAATGGTGCCTCTCCTAAACCACTTTATATTGGAATCATCTATCATCTCTGCTATACATAGCTATCACATAACTTTTTTCAATAGCATACGATTTTGCTAGTTATGTCACTTATTATACAATATCAAGTATTACAATAGAAAAGAATACTATAAAAGAAAGAGTAATAAGTTTTTTTGTGAAACAAAGTTTTATATTTTAGGGTTGATAGTAATGGTTTCTATTGTTTAGCGGATATTAGACATGTATTTGAGGTCTGCTTGACTAATCTTCTCTTTATTTTAGAGGAAGGCATGAGGTGAGAGCTTTGATGCAGTTGGTCAAATCTTCTTGTGTAATCTCTTGTTTGTTGATTTGATTCTAGAACTATTTCATTCATAGAGAAAGCTCCTTAATTGATTGGAGTAGATTCTATAAAAGATTCGACAAATTGACCATCTAAAAAAGGTTAAAGTGTCTAAATGGTAAGTCCTAGTGAACAACAATAATTATTTAAGATAATTGGCACAAGATTGTTTCTATAGATTActaataataatttttatatagTTTTATAAATCATATTATTATTTATTCCACATGAAATAAATCTTGTTTCTAAAGTGCACCACCAATAGAAGTTTGCCTTGCATATTGACATTATTCATATTACCCTTGGTAGTAGTAACCATTCTACACAACTTGAGGAGATTTCATTATTCATCAACTTGAAGTGCCTTAGCAATATATTCTTAGGTGAGATAGATCCCTTAGGTTTGAGGTCAATAATATTTGAATCTTTTCAAGAACCATTTTTACATATCTAAAGAGAGGCCCCTACTCCAAAGGTTATACTACTTCCATCCTAGGAGAATCCAGTAAGGGATAGAGTCCTTTATCATAAAACTATTTCATCCATAGTGAACATAGAACTATCTAGGTAGTATAGAAAAGGTCAAGCACTTTAACGACATTAATCACAAATTTTGTAAAATTATTAAGAGGGAAAATCTTTACATCAAGACAATGACAATTCATCAAAAAGGAGTTATGAGAGATTGTGAGCcttttgataaaattcaagtgtTTCTCCCAAAGAAGAATATAGCCAAGGTTGTTAGTAGCAAACACATAGAGAAACGGATAAGAGGATAACCTTGGTAGATAGAGAATAGTAAAGGAAAGGATATGATTAGAATTTTAGGAAAATAGTAGCATTACCCAATAACATTGAAACATGAGAAACCAAGAAAGGGCCAACATAAAGCCACCATAACATTTTGATAATGATGGGCCAATATATTGAATGCCATAGACTCTTCCAAGTGTGGCATCTTGGAGAGTTGTTGGGCCCATTTAGTCAATTCCCATTCTAAGAAGAGATTACCATTTATTCTTCTGTTACCTAAAAATTGCATATATGTAAGCCTTACCATAGTTTTCACATGTTAAAAATAGAGGGAAATGGATTTGGCTATAATCATGTAACAAGTGTAATGGTGCACCATATAATAATTGAGTATTCTTTATTTCTCTTGGAAGTCAACTTAATCAAACCATATTAATTAGGATTTCAAATGAACGTTTACGAAATGCTTTATGTGAGGCCACATGTTTTGAAGAATTCAATATAAATTCCATCCAAGAAAGAGTTCTTAAgtgaataaaataattttaaaataaatccactctataaataaataaaataattcaaaattatatttctaaaaaaaaattatatattttcaaaatgTCTAGGGGAAAGCATTAAGTTGTCACCCATGTTCCAATAACCATTTTCGAATACACGTTAATTAAAAGTCCACTACAAAAAAAATATCTATCTACCAATAATTGCTCATTTGTATACCCATGGTTAAAAACAAGTATTTAATTGGAAGAATTTTGCAACTTTAAAAACATTTATTATAGGACTATGCATTGGATTAGTTGTGCAAATTTTGAGGTGGTCAAAGTGAATGGTTAACAAGGCAATAGAGAATGTGAGTTGAACATCAccttgaaatgaccactttttgactttTCGGCTCACAACGAAGCCTCCCACATTTGTCGTAACTATCGAGAAGCTAAAATGACTATAAATTCTTATGTTGTatatgaaaaaatccaaaaaaaaaaatcttcaaaatccaATATACTATTTAGAAACTTAAGGTATGCAAAACTAAAATAGACAACTACTACTACCCTTCTCCAATATGATGTTATTATCAACTAAAATTGTGATCTCAATGAAGAAGGAATAAAGAGCATAAACTTGAAACAAACTTAGCATATTAACTCAAACCCCAAAGCTAGGAATGGAGAACACCCAATTCACTGAACtagaaaaagaagaaacaaaaagcaATCACTCGATCTGGGTAAGGAGTGTCGTTATTGCCATTGAAGAGACAAAATTCTTTAACTAAATTTTGAATATAAGGGGGAGGCTGTCACCTTCAGTTAGGAGCCATTTGTTTATAAAAATCGAAATTATCGTAcaaatttgaagagaattaagggTTATGAGCGCAAATATTTTTTATTGCAAATTcctttttaatatataatattaaccataatacaattaaaatttttaaaagaagaaatgtCGGTGTACCTTCACGACCCAAAATATCAAACGTACCAATAATATAAGAAGTCCTTGCCAAGCcttaaaaaagaaaaaacaaagattATTATTATTAAAGCTGCTTGAGGAGCGTAATGAAACTGAAAGTTGGGGGAGCATTTGGTACGCCAAGAGCACCGTCCCACAAATGCAAATATGGCCGGCAGATTCTCCGGCTTGACCGCCGGCACCTCTTTTGTCGGGTCCATTTCCCGACCATTGGTTTTGTGGTGCGCATTCAGCGTACACGTCAGCAGGAGCATTGTCCATGTCACAGGCATAGAATTTGTAGCCCCCATAGAACCTAGCGCCGTAAGATTGTTGTCCCCTTACTTTCCGTTACGTTTAGGAGGTATAGGTTTAGGGGGCCTTTTTTTAAGCTTTTCGACTTTTACCATCTAATTGGTACTTGTGTTTCAGAAGAGAACAGAATAGCAGTAGACTGTATAACCTATGTTTTTAACCATACCCCGACTCGCCCAGTTGTTTTAGAGGCAGGGATAACTTTATCTGTTTATAGTTAAATATCAGGGGTCACTTTCTCTAGCTTTTGGAGGATGGTACGATATGGTTAGCCACTAAAATTAAAGCAAATTGCGAGCAGTTTTGCCATTTTTTTAAACTGCGGTGAATTTGTTTGTATGGTGGATGTCAGGAGTAAAGCGCCGTTATGCTTTCGATTTTGAGTGGATGTCGTAGACTCTCCAACTTTTTCCGCGCCTACAAATTGAGCCCACCATTCACTTGTTTCTCTCATCGCCCGCCCTTCACCATTCACTCACTCCCATTCAAGCAAAGGGAAACATATGTTCAACAAGGCTTAACTTTGCGCTTGCCTTTGCCTTTGCCTATGCtttgctttgttttgttttgttttcccCAGGAATCCATCCGAATTGTGTTGTTGTTCATCACTGATCTTGTAGCCCTTTTTCTTTTTCCTGTGCTGTTCAATTTGCAATTTTAGAGCACAGATTTCTGTTTGTTCAGTTTCAGCTTGCAATCTGGCCAGCTGTTGCGCGCTTTGTTGTTCGAGTATGTTGATGTCTAGCAACAGAACTTTGCGCTGCTAAATCGTGCTCGGAATGTTTTTTCCGACCAGAGCTTAAGACTTGCTGTGTTTTTGGCTCGAGAGTAAGAAGGATTTGCTAGTTTTAGATCTGCGCAAAGAATTTTTGATTCTttgcctctttttttttttcaatttcattctcattacTTTCAATTTTGTCCTaagctttgaaaaaatgatgaACGTTTACAAGAGCTTTCAATCTTACCTTGGCGCTCCTGAGGAGCGCAGCGCAGAGCTGAAAGGGATCGGTTCGATTCTCAGTGAAGTCGATGTGGAGGCGAAACAGAGTAGCAGCAGCAGCCAGTCTTTGAGGAGGACTCTGTCTGGGGACATGTTGTCGCAAGGATGGATGTCGCGGGAGAATTCGCTGAGGAAATCTTGTTCCTTTTACGAGCTTTCCCGCAAATCTTACTCCGAGTGTGAAGAATTTTCAGACTCGGACTCAGAAGATCGGagtgaggaggaagaagaagaagaagaagaagatggagatatcTTTTCCATGACCGacgaagaagagaaagaagacaagGAGGAAGTTGTCATGGACAAGAATTGCGGCGATCTGTGGAGCCTGATTCAGTCCGAGAAGAAGCAGCAGAAAGATTCAGAATCTTCATTTTTTGCTCTCATGGCGCCTACCAACAAAGAACTCAAGGTCGATTCTTCAAAATGGGAGCCTTGCAAGCCATATGTGCATCCGGCTAAAAGAAAAAGCACGCTGAGTGACCAGAGTCTTCGCCTTTGCACCGAATCTCTCGGCTGCGAGAGCGGCACGGACTGCTCTTATCCGTCCCTCAGCGACACAGAAGACTGTAGCTCAGCTTCTTCCGAAGACAATTTCTCTGTTTTCggagaagaagaggagcaagtggAGGAGGAGCAGGAGAGCATTTCTGCGGAAAATTTAAAGATTTCCGACAATGTGAGCGGATCAGAGCAAGAAAAGGCGATCAAGAGAACAAGATCGTTTCCTCCGCCTCTTTCTTCAATTGCCAGAAGCGACGGCTCCTGCATCCACATGCGCTCTTTCAAGCAAGACGGCAGGCTTCTCCTCAAGGCCGTGCCAGTGGAAACTTCTCAAAAATATTTGACCGTGCGTCGCGAAGATGGCCGCTTGCAGCTCCATTTGATCCGCACACAACTGCAAGAGCTTTCTCCGGAGGAAGAAAAGATTCCAGCAGAGCATGAATTCAATGCTCAGAAGTCCACAGCAGAGGAGAAGCAGCTCCAGCAGCAACAATCAAAGAGCTCTGCATTCTCTGACCTCTCCAATTTCAGGCGACACGTTCTGAGATCAGAATATCAGAATCCGTCAAGCAACAAAGAGGTGCCCCTAAATCTCAACATGAATTCCGCTGCCAAGGGGAAGAGCCTGTTACTCAAGAACGAGCAGCTCCAAGGTTCCAATCTCACCTGCTCCAAAGAAATGAATTCCTTCTCCAAAGTACCTTCTGCCGCTGCTGCCTACACTGGATTTGGACATCTTGTCGCCGCTTCCTACACTGGATGTGAAGATTTTCTGCAGGAAAGGCCCTCACAGAGCTTAATTACCAGTCCCACCCTGCTATACTACCAGCCTAACAACCACAATTCTGCGGCCGGCGATTTCGAATCCAAGTCTTTGCCCAAATTTCCGTGCAATGAAAGTTTCCGGCGATGCCAGGTGAGGCAGTGGTTGACTAAATTTGGGGAGCCTCGCTGCATTGCCATTTCTTGAATTTGTCATGATTACTTCTGTGACCAATTTTGGAGGGGTGGATTAAATTATTTGAGAATTGAATGAAGTCCAACAATCTGGGAGTTTAGTTTAGGATGGGTATAAGAGAAGGGGATCGGGGATCAGGGATCACGGATCACACTGTTGATATATTTCACCTAACGATAACCAGTAACAAATCTGTTGTCCATATTACAACTATAACACTTATTCTCTGtatatctctctctcattatccaaTGTAAAACTTCTTATGGGTAATAAGTACTATTCCTGTCTATCTATCTCTTTCCGTTTCAGTTTACAGTACTGGTTAACAGTTTCCAGCAGTCCATTTTATTTCAAACCTTAACTGTGCTTTACTCGTATTTTTACTATTTTTCGTATATTTCTATGGTGCTCGtctgtttgttgttgttgttgtttacaaTATGCCCACCTGCTTTATTTCACTTTCATCACTAAAATCTGTGTGAGAGTTGAGTGGACGAGGGGGAATTTAATATTCTTCTTCTCACGTGTGTGGGAATGGTGAGCTCCACTCACGTGTTAACAACTACAAAATAGACAAAGCATACAAAATGTGTCTGCAAGCTTGGATGTGATACGTCTCTTTCTCTGACAGAAAAAAGAGATTCAAATTTGTTTTAGAAATATCTTTACGCGCCATCTATTTTATTTAAGACAATTACTCTTATGCTATCCAACTACCACTCTTATACGCGTTTCAGTGGAGTAGAAACGAAGTCAGTTGGAGTAGAAGCGAAGTCAGAAGGAAAGTTTTAAAGGCCGTAATTTTTTATTATCTCGTTGCTTCTTTCTGTCTtctcaaatttcaaataaaaagtATTAATATAGATTTAATGAGGTTTAGAATTATCTTGCTTGGAAATGTTTATAAATCAAATAAAGAACTTCTTATATTTAGATTTATTTCACTTGGTTATGTTTGTAAATACAAAAATATTAAGTGATAAAATGCATCTCTGTTTTTCCTCATCATCACACTTTATAACATACATTTGATATAGGTGATACTTCCTTATTATACTCCTGAAATAAGAGACCTAAACTATATATTATCATGTTAAATAATGCTAAATCTGTTTAATGGGTTTATAACAAACTGAAAGATGGAAGGAGAGAAAATTAAGACCTCTTaacattaatttttaaaaatatttcttttgGAAATGATTCTCATCCAAAAGTTGTCTATTATGTGTATTATCTAGTTTTGCTTAcagtttatattttttaatttttaaatagtttcaataaagaattttttttaaggtGTTTAGTACATTTGCTAATagtatatattttttagtttttaaagtaGTTTCAACAAAGAGTTTATTTTTAAAGTGTTTAGTATGTTTAGATTAGGTGAATAAAATttgtatattttatattatttttcattCTAGATGTGTTCTTATTTTTTTTATtacgggaaaaacaggttttgaagggatcccaaaaccttttacaaaagatccttaaaagataatggcATTAAtaaacaagaaaagacattctgcAAAAAACCAGCACAGTTCTGGGCAAAAACtagcataaaagcccaacaaaaccagcaacatccagccaaaacaaaaaaaagacaaaagacaaattacttaatgtttttaagggcattagccaaattttcgctaatcccttgcaaatctggAATATTATCCCTAAGCatagggatttccttggaagaggccaaagcagCTTTTTTCATACTCACCCTAGTCCTTTTTGTCGCGctaccaggagcactttccacgtTCCCCGCCTtaatagcatcctcatcaacatctaggtccacaacaggtttggaagtgctggagccatcaaggaacttggcaATTTCCTCCACATTCTTggtcacagaggtaaggatatccgaaatcataaccaaaaagttcttcatggttgtttttccttcctccagtttactaatatgagcttccagcttctccactttttcctccataacctttttccactgctcctagttactttcatctttctttccctgctcttcctgctgcttatcaattttttccaaattcttgattctttcatatacccacctatcaaaacccattcgagcctcagactggtttttgagtttatctaGAATAATCCCATCTCCAGCTTTATCTTGTTCCCTACTCATTTCCTCCTTATCCTTCTCCTACTCAGTTttcatttccctttcctccttattaatatgattgtcctgctcctccataggTTGGTTGTTAACATTACCAATACTCACGTTGTGGGTAGGGCTATCTTATCAGAAACGTCCtttgctcctccttcctcttcccccacttcctttTCTTTCTAGCTCTCCTCTCCGTCAAACTCatcggtctccatctcacttccatcttttcccATGTCCTCAGATTCAACCTCCGTATCCTTTTGTTTacccatgtcctcttgaattttctccacagtggCTTTTTTACCCTTTTTGCTCTGTATCAACTTGTCCTTATTGGGCCTACATTCCTCAATCTTCCTCTTCTTATTAGATTATTCTAAATGCAATAATTAATATACATTTAGTATATTTTTATGTAAAAGTGGTAAAAAAATTTAGCTAATCTTAATTTAATATTCTTGCATATGAAGAGTTTGGACTTGATTTTGTGTTCTTATCATTTTCCTTAAGTCAAATGTATCAATGTAGATATGGATTTAGTTCAAATCTATGGCTAAAAATAACCccacaaatttcaaatttcaatctaTCTTCTAAGTTGATTCCCTTTCTACAGTAAGTCATTGCTTGTCAATTTATGCACAAAATGTGTTAATTTGTGTGCTAGTTGGTGTTATATAAAAGGATAAATTTGTAGTGTAataaattgt is part of the Cryptomeria japonica chromosome 10, Sugi_1.0, whole genome shotgun sequence genome and harbors:
- the LOC131060758 gene encoding protein FAF-like, chloroplastic, coding for MMNVYKSFQSYLGAPEERSAELKGIGSILSEVDVEAKQSSSSSQSLRRTLSGDMLSQGWMSRENSLRKSCSFYELSRKSYSECEEFSDSDSEDRSEEEEEEEEEDGDIFSMTDEEEKEDKEEVVMDKNCGDLWSLIQSEKKQQKDSESSFFALMAPTNKELKVDSSKWEPCKPYVHPAKRKSTLSDQSLRLCTESLGCESGTDCSYPSLSDTEDCSSASSEDNFSVFGEEEEQVEEEQESISAENLKISDNVSGSEQEKAIKRTRSFPPPLSSIARSDGSCIHMRSFKQDGRLLLKAVPVETSQKYLTVRREDGRLQLHLIRTQLQELSPEEEKIPAEHEFNAQKSTAEEKQLQQQQSKSSAFSDLSNFRRHVLRSEYQNPSSNKEVPLNLNMNSAAKGKSLLLKNEQLQGSNLTCSKEMNSFSKVPSAAAAYTGFGHLVAASYTGCEDFLQERPSQSLITSPTLLYYQPNNHNSAAGDFESKSLPKFPCNESFRRCQVRQWLTKFGEPRCIAIS